From one Marinobacter sp. LV10MA510-1 genomic stretch:
- a CDS encoding AAA family ATPase, producing the protein MRRGFRFIPGGELIANIQPVQWLVQRYIEANSMTVMFGEPGAGKSFIALDMACCICTGEAWQGFPVKEGAVFYIAGEGHAGIGRRLKAWSLHRGLVPENVMVSNTAVPLTDAESVKALVRTIRAMVDKYGVPALIVVDTLARNFGGLDENSTKDMGVFVQHMDMLKHELQTTILVVHHTGQGDKSRARGSIALKGATDIELRVEARAGGTIALQTTKMKDAELAEPVLLRLHGVDLGEIGNSAVVVQADKFADDSLLQLAPQEMKIWELLKQGVRDAGGEALENKTLVELCEGEGINKSRVSEARKVFVEQDLITESKEGKAVKIHLNDPVFD; encoded by the coding sequence ATGCGCCGTGGCTTCCGCTTTATTCCCGGTGGTGAGTTGATAGCCAATATTCAGCCCGTTCAGTGGCTTGTACAGCGGTATATTGAAGCAAACAGTATGACTGTCATGTTTGGTGAACCCGGTGCTGGAAAATCATTCATTGCGCTGGACATGGCTTGTTGTATCTGTACCGGTGAAGCTTGGCAGGGATTTCCTGTGAAGGAGGGAGCTGTGTTTTATATCGCCGGGGAGGGACACGCTGGTATTGGTCGTCGGCTCAAGGCCTGGTCGCTACACCGGGGGTTGGTGCCGGAAAATGTAATGGTTAGTAACACTGCCGTTCCGTTGACTGATGCTGAGAGTGTGAAAGCCTTGGTCAGGACGATAAGGGCGATGGTTGATAAATATGGCGTTCCTGCTTTGATCGTGGTTGATACGCTGGCGAGGAATTTTGGCGGTCTGGATGAAAACAGCACTAAAGACATGGGGGTTTTTGTTCAGCACATGGACATGCTAAAGCATGAACTGCAAACCACGATTCTTGTCGTTCACCATACCGGTCAGGGAGATAAAAGCCGCGCAAGAGGTTCTATTGCTTTGAAGGGGGCAACAGACATTGAACTCCGGGTGGAAGCGAGGGCTGGCGGAACTATCGCGCTTCAGACTACAAAAATGAAGGATGCAGAATTAGCCGAACCGGTTTTGCTGAGGCTTCACGGTGTAGACCTGGGAGAAATAGGCAATAGTGCGGTAGTGGTCCAGGCTGATAAATTTGCTGATGATTCATTGCTCCAGTTGGCACCGCAAGAAATGAAAATATGGGAACTACTGAAACAGGGGGTTCGTGATGCTGGCGGTGAAGCCTTGGAGAATAAAACCTTGGTCGAACTGTGCGAAGGTGAGGGGATCAATAAAAGCCGGGTTAGTGAAGCCCGGAAGGTTTTTGTAGAGCAAGATTTAATCACCGAGAGCAAGGAAGGAAAAGCAGTAAAAATTCATTTGAACGACCCGGTTTTTGATTAA
- a CDS encoding zinc ribbon domain-containing protein — protein MSEVSRKCPYCAEAIKIEAVKCKHCGSEIDPLAKEQKKRLTREAATANYVPYRAYPVALLVFIAVSFWTVGFVGFGIYFQNSEGSSSSDSTAPIATEARVVKVAPVQPAAAVAPVEIAHWGDYQSTSGWEWKVFIIPENLSRNELITVARKTFAKHSNVRSRFFDDSEKIQEYIDAENFFWDTTGTVVRAEFPTEWRKQHLIAIIHDRSTAGYGRWQLVYNKGGVSEHLVFLE, from the coding sequence ATGAGTGAGGTTAGTCGGAAGTGCCCGTACTGCGCGGAAGCAATAAAGATTGAAGCTGTAAAGTGTAAGCACTGCGGTTCGGAAATTGATCCTTTAGCCAAAGAACAGAAGAAGCGATTAACGCGTGAAGCAGCAACGGCAAATTATGTTCCTTACCGCGCTTACCCCGTAGCGTTACTGGTTTTTATTGCTGTAAGTTTCTGGACCGTGGGTTTCGTGGGTTTCGGGATCTACTTTCAGAATAGTGAAGGAAGTTCATCATCAGATTCGACTGCACCTATTGCAACAGAAGCGCGTGTTGTGAAGGTTGCACCAGTTCAACCGGCTGCCGCTGTTGCACCGGTGGAAATTGCACATTGGGGTGACTATCAATCCACAAGTGGATGGGAATGGAAGGTTTTCATCATTCCTGAAAATTTATCCCGTAATGAATTGATCACCGTTGCGAGGAAAACGTTCGCAAAACATTCCAATGTTAGATCCCGCTTTTTTGATGATTCTGAGAAGATTCAGGAATACATCGACGCCGAGAATTTCTTTTGGGATACCACCGGCACCGTTGTCCGAGCTGAGTTTCCAACAGAGTGGCGAAAGCAGCATCTGATAGCAATTATCCACGATAGATCTACTGCGGGTTATGGTCGCTGGCAGTTGGTGTACAACAAGGGTGGCGTAAGTGAGCACCTAGTATTTCTTGAGTGA
- a CDS encoding oxidative damage protection protein, with translation MSRNIFCRKHQKEMEGLNNPPMPGARGQDIYDNISKAAWEEWQSQQTMLINEKHLSLMDPNTRKYLQAQMERFFNNEPFDKAEGYVPPEK, from the coding sequence ATGAGCCGTAACATTTTCTGCCGCAAGCACCAGAAAGAAATGGAAGGTCTGAACAACCCCCCAATGCCCGGCGCCCGCGGCCAGGACATCTACGACAACATCTCCAAAGCGGCATGGGAAGAATGGCAAAGCCAGCAAACCATGCTGATTAATGAAAAGCACCTGAGCCTGATGGACCCGAACACCCGCAAATACCTGCAGGCACAGATGGAACGCTTCTTTAATAACGAACCCTTCGACAAAGCCGAAGGCTATGTACCGCCGGAAAAATAG
- the mutY gene encoding A/G-specific adenine glycosylase, whose product MTDSFAPALLNWFDEHGRHNLPWHHNRTAYRVWVSEIMLQQTQVATVIPYYQAFMQRFPDVHSLASAPTDDVLSHWSGLGYYARARNLQKAAQAVVQEHNGEFPRDQQQLEALSGIGRSTAAAILAQSWDIKAAILDGNVKRVLARYHAVAGWPGQTAVQQKLWQFAEQHTPNERIRDYTQAVMDLGALVCTRSRPACERCPLQQNCQAWANSETALYPGSKPKKTKPEKTTWMLILEDSEGRILLQRRPPSGIWGGLWSLPELDPALGEDELQQACELQLGLSCGDPQRISGFRHTFSHYHLHIQPARMSAEPQSRVADDNHRWLHRDQALSLGLPAPIRTLLTDPEQTTLL is encoded by the coding sequence ATGACTGACAGCTTTGCCCCAGCCCTGTTGAACTGGTTTGATGAACACGGCAGACACAACCTGCCGTGGCACCACAACCGCACCGCATACCGAGTGTGGGTATCGGAAATTATGCTGCAACAAACCCAGGTAGCCACGGTTATACCTTACTACCAGGCGTTTATGCAGCGCTTTCCAGACGTTCACTCGCTTGCGTCAGCACCAACAGACGACGTGCTCAGCCACTGGTCCGGCCTGGGTTATTACGCCCGCGCCCGTAATCTACAAAAGGCCGCACAAGCCGTGGTGCAGGAACACAACGGCGAATTCCCTCGCGACCAGCAACAACTGGAAGCACTGAGCGGCATCGGCCGTTCAACCGCCGCCGCCATTCTGGCGCAATCCTGGGATATTAAAGCCGCCATACTGGACGGTAACGTCAAGCGGGTACTTGCGCGCTACCACGCTGTAGCCGGCTGGCCGGGGCAAACTGCGGTACAACAGAAACTCTGGCAGTTCGCCGAACAACACACTCCAAACGAACGGATACGGGACTATACCCAAGCCGTAATGGATTTAGGCGCGTTAGTCTGTACCCGCAGCCGACCGGCCTGCGAACGCTGCCCACTGCAACAAAACTGCCAGGCCTGGGCCAACAGTGAAACCGCTCTATACCCCGGCTCGAAACCGAAAAAAACCAAGCCCGAAAAAACCACCTGGATGCTGATACTGGAAGACAGCGAAGGCCGCATACTGCTTCAGCGCCGGCCACCCAGTGGCATCTGGGGCGGCCTATGGAGCCTGCCAGAGCTTGACCCGGCATTGGGCGAAGACGAACTACAGCAGGCATGCGAACTACAGCTAGGCCTAAGCTGTGGTGATCCACAACGCATCAGCGGTTTTCGTCACACCTTCAGCCATTACCACCTGCACATACAGCCAGCGCGAATGAGCGCCGAACCCCAAAGCCGCGTTGCCGACGACAATCACCGCTGGCTGCACCGTGATCAAGCATTGAGCCTGGGCTTGCCAGCACCCATACGCACACTACTGACAGACCCCGAGCAGACCACGCTGCTGTAG